DNA sequence from the Tenacibaculum mesophilum genome:
CCAGAAGCCAAGGTATGATTAGCAATAATATCTTCTAAAGTTTCACCAGCAACAGGGGGTGATACTAAATACCAGTTTGTAGTTGGTAAATTTCTTTTATAAGTAACGGTACCAGTAACAGTACTTTGAGGTATAAAAGAAGCCCCATTACTAATTGTTAGAGAATTAAAAGTAATAGCAGATGAAGCTGTTGGATAATTTGTTAATCCAGATGGAATAATAATATCAGAATTTGTTGATGGAACACTATTAGAATCCCAGTTTGAAGCTGTATTCCAATCATTATCACTAGCTCCTGTCCAAGTAATAGTTTGTACTCCTACAAGAACACCATCTGTATTTCCAACACTATTTAAAGTTAAGTTAGCGTCATTAGTGGCGGCGTCTTTTAAAGTACCTCCGTTAGCAGTTAAAGTAGAAATCGTTATACCATCAGTGTCTAAATCACCTGATTGTACTGTGTATCTAAAGACTATAGCACTTGTTCCACTACCACTGATGTAAGTTGCTTGACGTATAGTAGCCCCAATAGTAATAGCGACTTGAGGAATTCCTCCAGTAGTACTGATTGTAATATTTTCATTAAAATTAACAGTAAAATCCAGATTATTACCTGCTATATAAGTAGCATTTGAAGGCACATTAACACTTGTTACAATAGGAGCAATTGTATCTACTAATATAGCGGTTGTACTTCCAACACTATTTAAAGTTAAGTTAGCGTCATTAGTAGCGGTGTCTTTTAGAGTACCACCGTTAGCAGTTAAAGAAGAAACCATTATACCGTCAGTATCTAAATCACCTGACTGTACAGTATATCTAAACAGTAAAGCACTTGTTCCGCTTCCACTGATGTAAGTTGCTTGACGAGTAGTTGCTCCTACTGTAATACTTAATTGAGGAGTTCCTCCAGTAGTACTGATTATAATATTTTCATTAAAGTTAACGGTAAAATCTAGATTATTACCTGTAACATAAGTAGCGTTTGAAGGCACATTAACACTTGTTATAATGGGAGCAACTGTGTCCACTAATACAGCGGTTGTGTTTCCAACACTATTTAAAATTAGATTAGCATCATTAGTAGCGACGTCTTTTAAAGTACCACCATTTATAGCTAATGTACCAATAGCAATACCATCAGAATCTAAATCACCTGATTGTATAGTATATCTAAACAGTAAAGCACTTGTTCCGCTTCCACTTATGTAGGTTGCTTGACGAGTAGTTGCTCCTACTGTAATACTTAATTGAGGAGTTCCTCCAGTAGTGTTTACGATTACGTTTTCATTGAAGTTAATAGTAAAATCTAAGTTTTGACCTGATATGTAAGTGGCGTTTGCAGGTACATTAACATTTGTTACAGTAGGGGCGACTGCATCTACTAATACACCAGTAGTTGCCCCCACATTATTTAATGTTAGATTAGCATCTTTTCCTCCAGAATCTTTTAAAGTACTGCCATTAGCAGCTAAAGAGCCAACAGCAATACCATCAGTATCAAGATCCCCTGAAAGAACCGTATGTCTAAAAACCAAAGCACTTGTTCCACTACCGCTAATGTAGGTTGCTTGGCGTATGGTAGCTCCAATGGTAATAGCTATTTGCGGTATTCCTCCTGTAGTATTTACAGTTACATCCTCGTCAAAGTTTACGGTAAAATCTAAATTTTGTCCTGTTACGTAAGTTACATTGGTAGGTACACTCACACTAGAAACAGCAGGTGCAACTGCACTTGAAATCACAGTTGTTGTGTTATCCGTATCATCAACAGTACCATCATTAATAACTACTGTAAAAGTGGTCGTTTCTGTTGTTGATGTTCTATTGTCTGTTGGATTAAACGATAAAGCTCTTAGTTTTGATTGTAGGTCTGCGGGAGTAGTACTTGAAATTGTATAAGGACCAGAACCAATAAGGCCGGTACCTGTTAATGTTCCTTTTGCATTATTATCTAATGTAATGGTAGCAGATAAGTTATCTCCATCTGCATCTGTAGTTGTGATACTTGAAAAAGGAGAAAGAGTACTATTATCATTTACACTTTGACCAGCGGTTGTTCCTCCAATTACAGGTGCTGTATTGGAAAAAGCAGATGTAACTACCATACCATCTATTGAAAATCCCCCAAAAATAGGAGTAGCAGGTGTTATAACTATTTCGTCAATATCTGAAAAAGAACCTGTAGTAGGTGAAGCTAAGTTTATATTTATAGCAGAGTTATGAGCAGGGTCTACTAAGACAAGTGTACCAACTGTTGCACCATCTTTTTTACCAATGAATGTGAAATCAAGTGTGCTACCACCTATAGCTTGTTGGTAAGCAAATTGCATTGATGTAATACCTATTTCCCCACCACTATCTGTTGATAGTGTTCCAGAACTAACAGAAAAAGTACCGTTTCCTGCCCAAGCTAATACAGCATCCGAGGCTCCACCAATTGCATCAGTACCTACTCCGTTCCCATTTGTGGCAAAGGCAAGAACAATGTTGCCACTAGATGTACTAGAGATATCAAAGCTATTTAATAGAGAATTAACTGATTGATCAGCACTAGGATTTGTACCAGTTGCTAAAACCACAGTTGATGAACCAAATTCCATAGTACTAGGGGTCTGAGCGTTCAATTGCTTATTAGAAAAAATAAGCACAAAATAAACAAGTATATTCAATAAGAATTTAAAGTAACGATGTTTCATTTTTATTTAGTATATGATTGGTTAAATAATTTTACAGATAAAACTCTAATGATTTTCACTAGAGTTTTATTTTATCAAATGAATTATAGCAAATAAGTTAATTTCTGGAAGGAAAAACACCTACCAAAGCAATAATATAATTAACAGCTAAGTAAGGTTGTACATTAGTATGTGGTAGGTTTCCACCTGTATTAAGTATATTCAAACCAGCATTAGCACTAATAGTTTGTCCATTAACAGTATTGTTAGCTGGTCCATAAGCATTTACAGGTGTGGCACTAATACCAGATCCAAAACTTGCTCCAGCAGGAACATCTCCTGCTTGAGGAGTACTACGAATACCAGCATCAGCACTTAATTGAATATGTTGGTCAGCAGCTGTATTGTTTTGAGTTGCATGATTATGACTTGGCATTTGAGTAATGTTTAAGGTAACCGTTTCTACCCCTCCTCTTTGACCCAATCTATAATCACTTAAGCCAGGGCCATTTCTAGGGCCTATTGGAGCTCTACCTCTTAAATCGGGTAAAGCAAAAGTTGTTCTTCCGTCTCCTCCGTACGTGGTTCCTAAAATTGAAAATAAAGCAGAGTTTTGTGAAATTGCCAGTAATTGTCCATCGCAAAATGCCCAACCTCTTGGAGCAAAGTTTCCTCCGAACATCGTAATTTGACCTAAAAATGGTTCCATAAATAAAAAGTTTAGTAGTTAATGTTAAGAACAACAATTTAGTAAAAAAAATAATATGCTTTGTGTAACTGTTTAATTATTTGTTGGTTATAGTTTTTTGTTACAAGTGTGTAAAATTGCTAAATGTTGAATATTTGTTTTCTATAAACCAAATATAAAAACAAACCGCACTAAACTTTAATTCTATTGTTTAAGCGTATTCGATTAATATGCAAACGTGTACTTTTAAGGTATATACGTATAAGTAGAGATGTTTTTTATAGGTAAGTTTATTACTTAAGTTAGTTTTTTCTCCAGAAAAAAGGAGTTAATAAAATTAACACAGTAAATAGCTCTAGACGACCAATTAACATTAGAAAAGAGCAAAACCATTTAGCACCTGCTGATAAATGGTTAAAATTGTCTACAGGACTAACACTTCCAATAGCAGGTCCGATATTACCCAATGAAGAAGCGCATGCTCCTAAAGCAGACTTTATATCTAAACCTAAAAGGGCTAGAACAACAGTACCAATTATAAAAATTAGCATGTAGAGTACAAAAAATGAAAGTATGTTGAATATAATTGTTTGATTAACTGCTTTTCCGTCATAACGAACAGGTATTATGGCATTTGGGTGTAATGATTTTTTAAATTCAAGAAAGCTATTCTTCAACATGATAATGTGACGAACAATTTTCACTCCTCCAGATGTAGACCCTGCAGAACCTCCTAAAAAAAATAAAGAGAAAAATATTGCGGTAACAAAAAAGCTCCACATTGTAAAATCGGCAGTAACAAAACCAGTTGTGGTCACTACAGATATAACAGAGAATAAAGAATGTCTTATTGCACTTTCTACTTCACCCCATACTTTAGGATGTTCTATAGTAGTTTGTAGATTGGGATCTTGAAAAAAGATAATCATTAAAGCTACAATGGTAGCTATTCCAAGAATACCAAAAAGGTAGTATTTGAATTCTTCACTTTGTATAACTTTTCTAACTTTTCCTTTTAATGCAAAATAGGTGAGTACAAAATTAGTACCAGCAATAAACATGAAAAAGATGATAATGTACTGAATTAATGGAGCATTATTCCAATGAGCTACACTAGCATTTTTAGTAGAGAATCCACCCGTGCTTACGGTCGCCATAGCATGATTAATAGCATCAAACCAAGTCATTCCAGCTACTTTTAGTAGTAAAAATTCAATAGCAGTTAACAATACATAAATTAACCATAAGCGTTTTGCTGTATCAGTAATTCTTGGGTGTAGTTTATCAGCAGAAGGACCTGGGGCTTCAGCCATAAAAAGTTGCATACCTCCGATACCTAATAAAGGTAAAATAGCAATAGTAAGTACAATAATTCCCATGCCTCCAATCCAGTGTGTACAACTTCGCCAAAATAAAATACCCTTAGGCATAGATTCTATATCGGTTAAAATAGAGGAACCTGTGGTTGAGTAACCAGAAATTGTTTCAAAAAAAGCATTAGTTACGTTCGGTATACTTTCTGTGAGTAGATAGGGAAGCATTCCTGTGAACGATAAGGTAAGCCATCCTAAAGTAACAATAAGGTATCCCTCTTTTTTATGAATGTTTTTATTATCGGGTTTATTGAAAAAAAACAATAAAGAACCAATTGCTATCGTAATAATTCCGGCATTTAGAATTCCTAATTTGGCGGATTCGTTGTAATAAAAACTTATGGGTAAGGCAAGCCACATAAATAACCCATTCAGGATAGCTGTAACTCCTAAAAAACGATAGACTAATTTAAGATTAAGGTTTTCCATTACTTAAATAGGTCTTCTACGATATTTATAGCTTCAGGCAAGCAGAAAACAATGGCTCTATCACCGCTTTGCATTTGAAAATCACCAAAAGACATTAATGCTTCTCCATTTCTAATTACACCTCCAATAATGGCTTCTCTAGGAAAGCGTAATTCTCTAATGATTTTTTGAGTTACTTTAGCACCAGGATGCACTTCAAATTCAAAAACTTCAGCATCAACATTATGCAGATTAGCTAAAGCTACAATTTCCCCTTTTCTAATGTGACGGAAAATATTACTTGCAGCAATTAATTTTTTATTAATTAATGTATCAATACCAATAGTTTGAGAAATGTTAATATAATCCATATTCTCCACTAAAGCTACTGTTTTCTTAA
Encoded proteins:
- a CDS encoding phage tail protein, which encodes MEPFLGQITMFGGNFAPRGWAFCDGQLLAISQNSALFSILGTTYGGDGRTTFALPDLRGRAPIGPRNGPGLSDYRLGQRGGVETVTLNITQMPSHNHATQNNTAADQHIQLSADAGIRSTPQAGDVPAGASFGSGISATPVNAYGPANNTVNGQTISANAGLNILNTGGNLPHTNVQPYLAVNYIIALVGVFPSRN
- a CDS encoding TrkH family potassium uptake protein, giving the protein MENLNLKLVYRFLGVTAILNGLFMWLALPISFYYNESAKLGILNAGIITIAIGSLLFFFNKPDNKNIHKKEGYLIVTLGWLTLSFTGMLPYLLTESIPNVTNAFFETISGYSTTGSSILTDIESMPKGILFWRSCTHWIGGMGIIVLTIAILPLLGIGGMQLFMAEAPGPSADKLHPRITDTAKRLWLIYVLLTAIEFLLLKVAGMTWFDAINHAMATVSTGGFSTKNASVAHWNNAPLIQYIIIFFMFIAGTNFVLTYFALKGKVRKVIQSEEFKYYLFGILGIATIVALMIIFFQDPNLQTTIEHPKVWGEVESAIRHSLFSVISVVTTTGFVTADFTMWSFFVTAIFFSLFFLGGSAGSTSGGVKIVRHIIMLKNSFLEFKKSLHPNAIIPVRYDGKAVNQTIIFNILSFFVLYMLIFIIGTVVLALLGLDIKSALGACASSLGNIGPAIGSVSPVDNFNHLSAGAKWFCSFLMLIGRLELFTVLILLTPFFWRKN
- a CDS encoding beta strand repeat-containing protein; translation: MEFGSSTVVLATGTNPSADQSVNSLLNSFDISSTSSGNIVLAFATNGNGVGTDAIGGASDAVLAWAGNGTFSVSSGTLSTDSGGEIGITSMQFAYQQAIGGSTLDFTFIGKKDGATVGTLVLVDPAHNSAININLASPTTGSFSDIDEIVITPATPIFGGFSIDGMVVTSAFSNTAPVIGGTTAGQSVNDNSTLSPFSSITTTDADGDNLSATITLDNNAKGTLTGTGLIGSGPYTISSTTPADLQSKLRALSFNPTDNRTSTTETTTFTVVINDGTVDDTDNTTTVISSAVAPAVSSVSVPTNVTYVTGQNLDFTVNFDEDVTVNTTGGIPQIAITIGATIRQATYISGSGTSALVFRHTVLSGDLDTDGIAVGSLAANGSTLKDSGGKDANLTLNNVGATTGVLVDAVAPTVTNVNVPANATYISGQNLDFTINFNENVIVNTTGGTPQLSITVGATTRQATYISGSGTSALLFRYTIQSGDLDSDGIAIGTLAINGGTLKDVATNDANLILNSVGNTTAVLVDTVAPIITSVNVPSNATYVTGNNLDFTVNFNENIIISTTGGTPQLSITVGATTRQATYISGSGTSALLFRYTVQSGDLDTDGIMVSSLTANGGTLKDTATNDANLTLNSVGSTTAILVDTIAPIVTSVNVPSNATYIAGNNLDFTVNFNENITISTTGGIPQVAITIGATIRQATYISGSGTSAIVFRYTVQSGDLDTDGITISTLTANGGTLKDAATNDANLTLNSVGNTDGVLVGVQTITWTGASDNDWNTASNWDSNSVPSTNSDIIIPSGLTNYPTASSAITFNSLTISNGASFIPQSTVTGTVTYKRNLPTTNWYLVSPPVAGETLEDIIANHTLASGTGGNLGLAPYSNITGPAWLYVQSGNTGTITNGIGVSIKLATPGEVSISGTANTSNITKAISTGSRTNYNLVGNPYTSYINSASFTAANSAVLTSETIWLWNGTQYMTKNAINPIEIAPGQAFFVEAAVNNNVIFSSANQSHQNSDTFMRQEPIPSIELSIDNNDVKRSTDIFYVSGKTTGYDRSYDSKMFGEDTSNLAVFTELITNNQGKQLAIQTLPNTNHENMIVPVGIKGKAGEKITFSTISKNLPANLKVYLEDRTNRVFTNLSEDNYTITLTNDTNGIGQFYLHTSSKKLETPSVTPSLDNISIYSSSNNEVTIVGLQTKANIVVYSILGKEILNQNINSNGVSKVSLPEVSSGVYIVKLNSELGEITKKIILK